The Eubacterium sp. MSJ-33 genomic sequence CGGGAAAAGTACCGGGTATGTCATTCCGAACATCAGACAAAACAGCGACAGTATGATAATAGCTGATGCTAAGAACAGTCTGTATCGGAATCTGCACAGGGGACTGGAAGCAAAAGGCTATACAGTCAGGGTGTTGGACTTTGTAAATCCTCAAAAATCCTGCCCCTACAATCCCCTTGCTTATATCAGAAGCAACCCTAAGACAGGGAAATGGAAGGAGCAGGATATTATGAGTATAGCGGGCATGATGATTCCGACAAGATGCAAGCGTGACCCGTTCTGGGAAGAATCTGCAAGAATGGTACTGGCAAGCCTGATTGCATTTGTAAAGGAGGCACTTCCGGTAGAAGAGCAGAATATGGTAAGTGTCACAAGACTTTCTAAAATGTTAAACGATACCGAGATGATAGAGGCGATGTTTATTCATTTGGAGGAGGAAGAACCGGACAGTTTTGCAGTCAGAAAGTTCAAATCCTACAGAGAGGTTATGTTTACATCGAAGAAAACATGGTGCTGCATTTTACAGTATTTGAATAAGGCTTTAGCCCTGTATGATTTTGCGGAAATAAGCACCCTATATGGGAAAACTACCACGTTAAAGTTGGAAGAACTTGGTCAGAGAAAGATAGCTCTGTTTGTCAATGTCAGTGATACAGACCGGACATTTGATGTGCTGGTAAATGCCTTTTACACACAGGTGTTCCGGTCTCTGTGTGCGGAGGCAGACAGGAATTCGGATGGAAGGTTACAGGTGCCTGTCCGAATCATTCTGGACGATTTTGCAACGAATGTTGTAATACCGGATTTTGAAAAGACCGTTTCGGTTATCCGTTCCAGAAACCTGTCTGTCAGTATTATTTTGCAGAGCATCAGCCAGTTGGAAACACTATATACGAAGCCACAGGCAGTTACCATATTAAATGGTTGCGACCACATGGTATATCTTGGCGGTCAGGATATCAGCACCGCAGAGTATATCAGCACCAAGGCAAATCAGCCAGTTGAGAATGTCTTAAACATGGAGCTTCATGATGCTTATATATTTGAAAGAGGAGCCAAACCAAGAAAGGTTGAAAAGATGGCAGTTTATTAAACATACAGGATTTGATGAAAGGAGTGAACGTTATGTTTGTGTGTCAGGATAAAATTGAGAAAAATATGTCTCTGCAAAAGGAAGATGTTTTTTATAGTACGATAGGCAGACAGAATAGTGGAAGTATCTATTCCAGGCTTCATAATTGTACAACTTTAAGTTTTCCAAAAACAGGCACAAAATTAGAGGAAAAATCCAATCAGCAAAATTATAACTGTCTGGTTCGTACAATGTCAGAAATGTTACAAAAGTATGCACCGGATATGGAGGTATAAGTTTATGGATGAATTGTTTTGCAGCCGTAAGAATAAGAAGTGCGTAATATACATCCGTGTAAGTTCAGAACGACAGGTGCAGGGCTACAGTCTGGAAGGACAGAAACGGTACCTGAAAGAATGGGCTGAGTTTGAAGGAATGACGGTATTAAATATCTATGTTGAACCGGGCAAAAGTGGAAAATCAATATCCGGGCGAGAAGTGTTTCAACGAATGTTAGATGATATAGCAACAAAAAGTGTGGATGCGGATTTTGTTGTTGTGTTTAAATTATCGAGATTTGGACGAAATGCAAAGGATATTTTAAATTCCCTGACATTTATCCAAAGGTATGGAGTGAATCTGATTTGTAAGGAGGATGGGTTGGATTCCAGCACTTCCATGGGTAAAATGATGATAACTATTTTAGGTGCTGTCGCTGAGATGGAAAGGGAAAATATTCTTACCCAGACTTATCTTGGCAGAACTGAAAAGGCTAAACAGGGTGGATGGAACGGAGGCTTTGCACCTTACGGATATGAGCTTGTAGATGGAAGGCTGGAACGGAAGGAAGAAGAAGCAGCTATTGTTGAACTTATCTTTGATAAATTTGTAAATGGCAGCATGGGATATTCTACAATAGCGGGATATCTAAACAAGCAGGGAATACCCAAAATGCCATCAAGAAATTCACATGGAAGGACCTTTATGGATTGGAATTCAGAACAAATCAAGCGAATGTTGGATAATCCGGTCTATACCGGCAGGGTTGCATTTGGGCGTACCCGATTACAGAAGGTAGAAGGAACAGAGAACGAATACCGCAGGGTAAAAACGGATGATTTTATTTTGAGTGATGAAATAGCACATGAGCCGATTATAAGTGAGGAGTTATTTGAGCAGGCGAGAGTAAAACGTAACTCCACTTCATCTACAGGATATCCATCAGTTGGAAGGAGTAGTAAACATCTGCTATCGGGTATATTAAAATGTCCGATGTGTGGGTCTGCCATGTACTCAGATACTGTCGTTTGGACAAATAAGAATGGCGAACGCAGGGTACGTCGTAAATATCAGTGCGGGCATTATGCAAAGGCAAAGAATGGTCAGTGTAAGAAGAATACGATATTAGCAGACTGGATAGAGAAAGAGGTTATACAATACACAAAGCTGCTGGTTAATAATGAACAGTTTGCAGAGGATGTGAAAAAGCAAATCGGTCAGAAGATGGATGTGTCAGAAATTGATGCAGAGATTGAAGGCTATAAAAAAAGCTTGAAGAAGCTGGAACGCAGCAAAGCAAATCTTGAACATGACATTGATAATATCGTTGCTGACGATAAAAATGCGGCTCGTAAAAGAAATGATATGAACAAGCGTCTTGATAAAATCTATGAAGAAATTTATAGCATTGAAGACCAGATAGAGGGATGCGAGATGAAAAAAGCATCTGTTGAACAGGATGCCCTGACACAGGAGAATGTTTATAAATTACTGTTGGTTTTCGATAAGTTCTTTGATAAAATGAATAAAGAAGACCAGCGTAGATTGATAGAAACAATGATATCAGCGGTATATTTACATCCAAAGGAAACGTGGAAAGATGGCGGTAATCCAATCAAAGAGATTAAGTATACATTTTTGGCAAGTAATGATGCCATGGAAACTTTGAGGGAAAAGTCCCCGTCCGTGGAGACGGTTGTTCTCTTGTCCCAACAAAAACCGGATGATGTAATTGAGGTTGAAATTGAATTAGATGAGCTGGATTTGACTTCGGCTGAGAGTAAGGCGACTTATGCGGAGATTAAGGAATATGTGCTGAAAGAGCACGGGTTGAAGGTGCCTAATCTGTATATTTCACAGGTAAAAAGGAAATGTGGAATAGAGGTTGGGGAGAATTATAACCTGCCTAAGTCTGAAGATAGCAGACAACCTCAGTGTCCGGAAGAAAAGGAAAAAGCGATAAGAGATGCGCTGGAGCATTTTGGGATGATTTAGAGAGGTGAGCACATGGCATTAAACTATACAGTGTATCAGTATGATGGCAGCAGGAACGCTGTTGTTATGACAGATATGGAGGGCAAGGAGCTTGTAATTGACTGTGATTAGGCAGAGGAGCAGGTCGTATTTGATGAGCCAGAGGATGCGGGGATTCTTGTCATACTTGCGAGGAAAGAGCCAGCAAGTTACGTAAGTATTGTAATGCGTCCGGGTGGATTGCAGGATTATGTGGATGTGTGGAATGAGTTGAATTAGTATATTCCTTTGTTGACAAAGGAAAGTCGGAGTGTTAGAATGGCTTTATCTTAAGGAGAGAGGTGAAAAGATGAGAAGATAATTTACTTTTGATTACATGAATGTTTATGCAGTATGAGCGATATCGCCCATACTACTTGTCGTGTTGCCAAAAGTGGATTATATTCTCATAACCTCTCTTTTTGTGTGCATAAAAATGATTACAATGTTGGGTGTATTTCCTTCTTTTGATGAACCATATGAGGTTATAGTATGTAATGGAACTGTTTGGCAACGAATGGTTCTTTTTTTATTGTAACCATGAGAGGAGGAATGTATATGGCACAAATTAGTATAAATAATCTCACCTTTGGATATGAAGGGAGTTTTGATTATATTTTTGAGAATGTTTCATTTTCGATTGATACAAATTGGAAACTAGGTTTTATTGGTAGAAATGGAAAAGGGAAGACAACTTTTTTAAATTTATTACTTGGAAAATATCAGTTTACAGGTT encodes the following:
- a CDS encoding VirD4-like conjugal transfer protein, CD1115 family, coding for MEAGNRILAKGVSVSNDMHRTRLNNNDVIIGASGSGKSTGYVIPNIRQNSDSMIIADAKNSLYRNLHRGLEAKGYTVRVLDFVNPQKSCPYNPLAYIRSNPKTGKWKEQDIMSIAGMMIPTRCKRDPFWEESARMVLASLIAFVKEALPVEEQNMVSVTRLSKMLNDTEMIEAMFIHLEEEEPDSFAVRKFKSYREVMFTSKKTWCCILQYLNKALALYDFAEISTLYGKTTTLKLEELGQRKIALFVNVSDTDRTFDVLVNAFYTQVFRSLCAEADRNSDGRLQVPVRIILDDFATNVVIPDFEKTVSVIRSRNLSVSIILQSISQLETLYTKPQAVTILNGCDHMVYLGGQDISTAEYISTKANQPVENVLNMELHDAYIFERGAKPRKVEKMAVY
- a CDS encoding recombinase family protein; this encodes MDELFCSRKNKKCVIYIRVSSERQVQGYSLEGQKRYLKEWAEFEGMTVLNIYVEPGKSGKSISGREVFQRMLDDIATKSVDADFVVVFKLSRFGRNAKDILNSLTFIQRYGVNLICKEDGLDSSTSMGKMMITILGAVAEMERENILTQTYLGRTEKAKQGGWNGGFAPYGYELVDGRLERKEEEAAIVELIFDKFVNGSMGYSTIAGYLNKQGIPKMPSRNSHGRTFMDWNSEQIKRMLDNPVYTGRVAFGRTRLQKVEGTENEYRRVKTDDFILSDEIAHEPIISEELFEQARVKRNSTSSTGYPSVGRSSKHLLSGILKCPMCGSAMYSDTVVWTNKNGERRVRRKYQCGHYAKAKNGQCKKNTILADWIEKEVIQYTKLLVNNEQFAEDVKKQIGQKMDVSEIDAEIEGYKKSLKKLERSKANLEHDIDNIVADDKNAARKRNDMNKRLDKIYEEIYSIEDQIEGCEMKKASVEQDALTQENVYKLLLVFDKFFDKMNKEDQRRLIETMISAVYLHPKETWKDGGNPIKEIKYTFLASNDAMETLREKSPSVETVVLLSQQKPDDVIEVEIELDELDLTSAESKATYAEIKEYVLKEHGLKVPNLYISQVKRKCGIEVGENYNLPKSEDSRQPQCPEEKEKAIRDALEHFGMI